From the genome of Candidozyma auris chromosome 2, complete sequence, one region includes:
- the PRP39 gene encoding Prp39p yields MPDIPEIPNDLKSELGSETLATESRSDDFSSRPKSRDSWRGPSSHGPQDINNIDEWDKCIRDAEEAWKAFEGPEDQKVKLAATALHLYKLLLARFPFLTESWRRFSIFTYKVSGLRDSIAVFRLATEEFSQSVSLWVEYLEALLSAGEEYADAHGIDKEFIRAERCIGHNFNSDPFWDLYISHTSKKDDPKHLLDLYLTLIRIPLYQYARYYNQFTEMNKVFDVSEIITDEVQLNERLKAFGKKSASELSALEKQQIIDNYTNSIFTETQRQVNEKWKFESALNVQDFYPSLASEIAEPWLTYLDHEVNILKSLVDGERKGHHCRIVKNLFERSIVPNCFSKRIWSRYVEFAQSYLEFEETKAIYDKAVFKFVPLDEPEIRMKYKSFLMDHGKFDTCNEYIFDLLKIYSGSTGSHIYAKNAYVYSLRLLMELWTESVDHKSLESALESIVFGYFDKVDRYRKSTSPAETQNDVKAKYDLKQVFITLLAKLVNDDGMSVVTVAYLKLLEAAGDAVKIRTFFNKYAQEFVFSYSVQFWKFFVEFEGYNQVNLINLRSIINYIKERSSLPQRAVEAFLDIYHEVICDNLKMAMILKGPNNEDLHDTLIYHDLEKSHGVFGNASAARRMANNNSYIRDLEAQRSAKNNSSHYSPSNFNREQEYRRFAKRHVIHPGIFQDIPEKISPTEDEKFISLLDDNAKIPPPPKYKNVDKAFGPVKYPEE; encoded by the coding sequence ATGCCAGACATTCCTGAGATCCCGAATGATTTAAAAAGTGAACTCGGATCAGAAACCTTGGCCACAGAATCTAGGCTGGATGATTTTCTGTCAAGGCCAAAGTCGAGGGATTCTTGGAGAGGGCCTTCTAGCCATGGGCCTCAggacatcaacaacatcgATGAGTGGGACAAATGCATAAGAGACGCAGAGGAAGCCTGGAAAGCTTTCGAGGGCCCTGAGGATCAGAAAGTTAAGCTAGCCGCTACAGCATTGcacttgtacaagttgCTTCTAGCGCGTTTTCCTTTTCTTACTGAACTGTGGAGACGTTTCCTGATATTCACTTACAAGGTAAGTGGGCTACGAGATTCAATAGCGGTTTTTCGATTGGCAACAGAAGAATTCTCGCAGAGTGTGAGTCTATGGGTAGAAtatcttgaagctcttctaAGTGCTGGCGAAGAGTACGCAGATGCTCATGGCATCGACAAGGAGTTTATCAGGGCTGAACGTTGCATAGGGCATAACTTTAACTCAGATCCGTTTTGGGACTTGTATATTAGCCACACctccaagaaggatgaCCCAAAGCATCTACTAGACTTATATTTGACCCTTATTCGCATTCCCTTATATCAGTATGCTCGCTACTACAATCAGTTCACGGAGATGAATAAGGTGTTTGACGTATCTGAGATAATTACCGATGAGGTTCAGCTCAATGAACGACTCAAAGCGTTCGGGAAAAAATCTGCCTCCGAATTGTCAGCCTTGGAGAAGCAACAAATCATCGATAACTATACGAATAGCATATTTACAGAAACTCAACGACAAGTGAATGAGAAATGGAAATTTGAGTCAGCATTAAACGTTCAAGACTTCTATCCTTCGTTAGCGTCTGAGATTGCCGAGCCATGGCTCACTTATCTTGATCATGAAGTGAAcattttgaagagtttgGTTGACGGAGAGCGAAAGGGACATCATTGTCGCATTGTCAAAAATCTATTCGAACGTTCTATAGTGCCAAACTGCTTCAGCAAGAGAATTTGGTCGAGGTATGTGGAGTTTGCGCAATCCTATTTAGAGTTCGAGGAAACAAAAGCTATCTACGACAAAGCTGTTTTTAAATTTGTTCCCCTTGACGAACCTGAGATCAGAATGAAgtacaagagcttcttaATGGACCATGGCAAGTTCGACACATGCAACGAATATAtatttgatcttttgaagatatATTCGGGGTCCACGGGCTCCCATATCTATGCGAAGAACGCATACGTCTATTCTTTGCGACTCCTAATGGAACTTTGGACAGAGAGCGTAGACCACAAATCACTAGAGTCGGCACTCGAGTCTATAGTCTTTGGATATTTCGATAAGGTCGACAGATACAGAAAGTCAACATCACCTGCTGAAACCCAAAACGATGTGAAAGCCAAATACGATCTAAAGCAGGTCTTCATAACCCTTCTTGCCAAATTGgtcaatgatgatggtATGTCCGTAGTGACAGTTGCCTACCTCAAATTACTTGAGGCAGCGGGAGATGCAGTCAAGATCAGAAcatttttcaacaagtatGCCCAGGAATTCGTCTTTTCTTATTCAGTACAGTTCTGGAAATTTTTTGTCGAGTTTGAGGGCTATAATCaggtcaacttgatcaatttaAGAAGTATTATTAACTACATCAAGGAAAGGTCATCTCTCCCCCAGAGAGCCGTTGAGGCATTTCTTGACATTTATCATGAAGTTATTTGCGATAACTTGAAAATGGCAATGATCCTTAAGGGCCCCAATAATGAAGACCTACATGACACATTAATTTACCACGATTTAGAGAAATCTCATGGCGTTTTCGGGAATGCAAGTGCGGCAAGACGAATGGCGAACAACAACTCATACATCCGTGATTTGGAGGCGCAGAGGTCCGCAAAGAACAATTCAAGCCACTACTCACCATCAAATTTCAATAGAGAGCAAGAGTATCGCAGATTTGCAAAGAGACATGTCATTCACCCTGGCATTTTTCAGGATATACCAGAAAAGATCTCGCCTACAGAAGACGAAAAATTTATATCACTCTTGGATGACAATGCGAAAATTCCTCCTCCACCCAAATACAAAAATGTTGACAAAGCATTCGGTCCCGTGAAGTATCCAGAAGAGTAA